One Halobacterium wangiae genomic window, CAGCCTCCTCATCCCCGCGGGCGCCGTCCACTGGTACCGCAACGAGGGCGACGAGGAGGGCGCGTTCATCTGCGTCGTCCCGAACGGCGACGACGACATCCAGCTGGTGGAGTGAGTCGGTAGTTCAGAGCGGCGTCGACGGACCGACCGACCGGACGAAGAACACGCCGTCGAACTCGTCGGCGGCCGCGTGGCACCGGCAGATTGCGGAGTCTTCGGCCGGGTCCACGACGCCCGCGACGTACCGGTGGCGGCGCTGCTCGGCGAGCCACGAGCGGAGTAGCGAGTCCTCGGACAGCGACCGGTAGTCGAGTAGTGCCACCGGTGCTTCGAGACGGGCGAACAGCTCCGGAACGGAGCCCTCCTCCGGGGCTGGCACCGCTAGCTCGGTCGTCGCCAGCGTCGTGCCGTCGAACTCGACGCCGTCGCCGTCCGTCGGTGCGTACGCCCGGACCGCCCCGCGTCCGAACTGCGCGCCCAGCGCGTAGTAGCCGCTCCCGTAGCGCCGGGAGAGGTGCTCGCCCATCGTCGCCGACGGGTGGCCGTCGCCGCTGAGTCGCCCCGTCTTCACGTGGTTGTTGTGTGCCCACACCGCGACCCGGTCGTCGGGAGCGCGCTCCCGGATCCAGTCGACGGTTTCGGCCATGTAGCGGTCCCGGAGGCCCCACTGGGCGGCCCGGTCGGCTTCTTCGCCCGTCCGTGCGAACTCGCAGGCGCGGCGGAACGTCCGGAGGTGCTGTCTCGCGAGCGCGGTGTCGGCGTCACCCTCGCGTTCGTGCTCGAACCAGTCGGCGACGTCCTCTGCGGCGTGTTCGGCCGCCCGGAGTCGGTCTCGGTCCACGGCCTCACCCTCGAAGACGCCGTCCGCCACCTCGTCGAGCGTCCGGAGCAGGCCCTCGGGCGGACGCTCGCCGTCGGACTCGCGGAAGAACGCTCGGAGGGCGGCCGCCGCGCCCGCCGCAGACTGGACGTCGAAGCCGTAGACTGCGACGCGGCCCGACAGTGGTCGGTCCTCGTTGAACGACCGCATCCACTCCAGGAACGCGACCATCTCCTCGGTCTCGTATATCTGGAAGCCGATGTCCTCGAGGATGGACTGGAGGTCGCCTCGCCCGTGGACGACGTAGTCGTGGAGTGCCACTGTCTCGGAGAACGAGGCCTCCAGGGCGAACGTCCGGAACCCGTGGACGGTCACGAGATACCGGACGAAGCGGTGTTTGAACGCGAAGAACTCGCGGGTCCGGTGGGTGGCCTCGCCGAGGCCGACGACGTCGACGCCGCCGAGCGCGTCGTCGAAGGCTCGCAACGCCGGCGAGTCGGCGTCCGGGTCCGTCGTCTCCAGTTCCGTGCAGTGTCTTCGCAGGCTGTCCACCAGGTCGTGGGGAGCGTCGGTTCGTGTCATGTGAGCGCCGCGTCCGGGCGGCGGCCGGTCGTCGCCGGGACAGTGCCGCGGCTACGACCGAGAAGACGTAACCGACTGCGACCGCGCCGACAATAAATCTCCTGGGTCGCCGCTGGTGCCGTGGGCGCCACCGCCGGTCGCGCGAACCGGAGAGCGAACTGCTGAAATACCGCCGTCGTCTACGAACGGCCGTGTCTGAACAGGTCCAGCGCGTGGATACGCTCTTCCTCCACGAGACCGGCGACGACTACGTCGCCGTGGCTCGCCGGGGCGGGGAGCGACTGTTCCGCGCGAGACTGGAACTGACCGAGCGGGACGCCGGCCCGCGGCCGGGGAAGTTCCGCATCAAGACGGGGGGCGGCGAGGAGCCGCGCAGCCCCGACCAGTTCGTCGAGATCGCGCGGCGCGCCGACCGGATCCGCATCAGCCAGCAGACCTCCAGGCGCGGACGCGAGGAACTCCGCGAGATGCTGGACGCCTACCAGCTGGAGGCGAAGGCGGTGCGGACGTGCCGGTACTGCGCGGGGAAGGGGCGGTACTCCCCGATCACGTCGGAGACGGCGATCAAAGCGGACGACGAGTACATCTGCCAGGACTGCGCGGTGCGGGAACTGGAGCGCGAGCTCGCGTTCAACGGGAACATGACGGGGGCGGCCCAAGCGCGCCTCGAGGAGCTGCTGTTCGAGGAGCAGGACCTCGGGAAGATCACGGGGCTGCTCGGCGGGAACCTCGACCCCGACCTCACCAAGTACGACGAGGTGTCCGCGACGACCGACGAGATCGACCCCGTACCGGTATCGGACCTCGACCTCCACCCCGACGTGCAGGAACTCCTGGAAGACAGATTCGACGACCTGCTGCCCGTACAGAGCCTCTCCGTGGAGAACGGGCTCGTGGAGGGCGACGACCAGCTCGTGGTGTCGGCGACGGCGACCGGGAAGACCCTCGTCGGGGAGATGGCGGGCCTCAACCGACTGCTCGAGGGGAAGGGGAAGATGCTGTTCCTCGTCCCCCTCGTCGCGCTCGCGAACCAGAAACACGAGGACTTCGAGGACGAATACGGCCACCTCGCGAACGTCACCATCCGCGTCGGTTCGTCCCGGATTCGGGACGACGGCCACGCGTTCGACCCCTCCGCGGACATCATCGTCGGGACGTACGAGGGCATCGACCACGCGCTGCGCACGGGGAAGGACCTCGGCGACATCGGCACCGTCGTCATCGACGAGGTGCACACGCTGAAGGAGGACGAGCGCGGCCACCGCCTCGACGGCCTCGTCTCGCGGCTGAAGTACTACTGCGAGGAGCGCGCGAAGCACTCGACGGACTACGGGGGCGCGCAGTGGGTGTACCTCTCGGCGACCGTCGGCAACCCGGGGCAGCTCGCGGCAGGCCTGGACGCGAAGCTCGTGGAGTTCGAGGAGCGCCCGGTCCCCATCGAGCGCCACGTCACGTTCGCGGACGGCCAGGAGAAACCCGACATCGAGAACAAACTCGTGCGCCGGGAGTTCGACCGGGAGTCCTCGAAGGGGTACAAGGGCCAGACCATCATCTTCACGAACTCCCGGCGGCGCTGCAACGAGATCTCGCGGAAGCTCGACTACCCCTCGGCGCCGTACCACGCGGGCCTCGACTACGGCGAGCGCAAGTCCGTCGAGCGCAAGTTCGGCGACCAGGACCTCGCCGCGGTGGTGACGACGGCGGCGCTCGCGGCAGGCGTCGACTTCCCCGCCTCGCAGGTCGTCTTCGACACGCTCGCGATGGGCATCGAGTGGCTCTCCGTCCAGGAGTTCGAGCAGATGCTCGGCCGCGCCGGCCGCCCGGACTACCACGACCGTGGGAAGGTGTACATGCTCGTCGAACCCGACGCCTCCTACCACGGGTCGATGGAGGGCACCGAGGAGGAGATCGCATTCAAACTCCTCAAAGGCGAGATGGAGGACGTGGTCACGCACTACGACGAGGCCGCCGCCATCGAGGAGACGCTCGCGAACGTCACCGTCGGCGGCACCGCCGCCAAGCGCCTCAACGACCGCATGATCGGCGACGTGCCGACGAAACACGCCCTCGGGAAGCTCGTCGAGTACGAGTTCATCGACGGCGTGACGCCGACGCCGCTCGGCCGCGCGGTCACCACGCACTTCCTCGAACCCGGCGCCGCGTTCATGATTCTCGACGGCGTGCGCAAGGGGAAGGACCCCTACGACGTCGTAGCGGACCTGGAACTTCGAGGAGAAGAGTAGCGAGAGTCTGAGCGTAGCGAAGACTCTCGGAAGTAGGAACGGTGAGCGGAGCGAACCGTGAGTAGCGCGGTTCGGAGCGAGCCCTGCGAGCGAGAACCGCGGAACTGTGAACGGCCTTCTACAGGAAGAGTACGGCGGGCACGAACGCGAGGCCGGCCCACGCGAGCAGGATCACCAGTACTGCGCCCGGGAGTCCGCCGAGCGCCACCACGAGCAACACCAGCGGGGTCACCGCGACCTGCGCGCCCAGCCACTGCGCGAGGAAGATGACGAGCAACCCGACCACGGCGTTGACGATGAACGGCTTCACTGCGCGAATCACGGTGAAGGCGCCGAACAGCGCCGCCAGCACCACCAGCAGAAGTCCGACTTCGAGCAACGTGACCATGCGCCACCGTACACCGCCGGGCCGATAGCCGTTGCGGCCGCACCCGCCGAACGAAACCCTTACGCCGCGCGCCGCGGTACGTTGCGGTGCGGGACCGTGGGGTAGCTTGGTATCCTTCAGCGTTTGGGACGCTGTGACCCCGATTCAAATTCGGGCGGTCCCATACCATATAAGGCAGAGACGGCGTGTTTTGCCGGTTCTCGGCCGTTTCGGAAATCCGCCCAGCGGCCGCACTCGGAGGGGGTCGACGTGAGTTCCCCAGCCGACGCTGCGGACCGAGACATCTGCCGCTACTGCGGCGGCTTCATCAACGAACCAGACCAGCGCTGCTCAGCCCTCGACGACGGGGTGTGTCGGCCGTGACGATGCACTACTGCGGAAGCTGCGGTGCCCGCCTCAAGACTACGACCTCGCGGGGCGGCATCCCTCGACGAGTCTGCCCGAACTGCGGCGACGGTCCAGCAGGGGTGAACGCAGGCCCATGAGCCGCGCGGAACAACCACCGGGCACTCTCAACGCCCTCGACGGCAGGCTCGGCCCGCCGCCGAAACTCGTCTTCCCCGAAGGCTGGACGCTATCGGGCGCCTGGAAACGCGCTCAGTCCGCCGAAGCCTATCTCGGCCCGACCGAGGGTCGCGCTCACTACGACGTCCTGCTCGGTCGGGAGAACGGCGACATGGGCGACAAGCATCGCGTGCTGTTCGCCATCCAGAACGGCGCGCTCCGCGCCGACTGCGACTGCAAAGCCCATCAGTACCGCGACTGGTGCGCCCACGTCGCCGTGCTCTGGTGGCGCTGGACACGCGGACGAATCACCGTGAGGAACCTCGACACCGACCAGACGCACGTCTCTCCGCCCTGGTGGTTGGCGATTCCCGACGAGGAAACAATATGAACCCCCGACACAGCACCCGAGAGCAGCAGGAGCGGACAGACGCCGGCTTCACGCGCGAGAGCGAGGGCGCGCACGAGCCCTCGGCAGACCCAGGGGCGGGGGGTGTGCGGACACCACTGCCTCGACCCGAAACGGCCTCCGATGAATCCCCGCACGTCGCAGACCCAACCCCCGTTTCATCTGCATCCGCACCGACCCCCCGAAGTGCGGCAACCGAGGTGTCCGCCTGATGGCCCGGATGGACACAGGCGGCCAGCACTTTGAGGAAGTGCGCATTGACACGCGTCTTGATGGTGACCGCGCCGAGCGCGTCCAGCAGCACCTTGAGGGGACGGACAAGTCCGGCGCCGAACTCGTCAGAGAAGCCCTCGACGAGTACCTGGGCGACGGCGAACCCGACGGGCCGTACATCCGCCCGCCGGAGAACGACGATCTACGGCGCGCCCTCTCCACACTCCAAGAGTTGGCCCGTGGCAACGGCGGCACCGTCCTGCGCGACGTCGCACTTACGGAACTCGCACAGAAGTTCTCGCGCTCGACGGAAGCCTGCAACTCCACGCTCCTGCAACCGCTGTCGAACGCTGGCTACCTCCAGAATCGCGGCGGATTCCGCTCTCGCGGGACGATTCGCGTCGTTCTGCCGAGCGACGTGCCGGACATCATCGAGAACGCCGGCACACTCGACGCGAGCGACGCGAAGAGCGAGCAAGACAACGCGCCCAACTACGACGATCCGAAGACCGCCGCAGAGCGCTTGGAAGCGCTCTTCGAGGCGGGCGAGGGCGTAGCGGAGACGGCGGATTGACAACGCGGGAGATTTGGATTCCGTGATTTCGCGCTCCGAGTCAGAGTTGATCAATAGGAGTAGACCTCCTATTCGGTTGGATTCTCATGGTATCGGGCCTCAACTAACTTCTCAACCAGATCCATCATATAGCCTGATGAGAATTTTAGAAACATCCCAATCGAGTGGAGATGAACACGCGCCGCTAACCGTGTAACCCTCTCAATATCCGCCTGTGTCAGTACAGCTGCGGTAAGAATATCCTCGGGAAGGTGCTCGACTGTTTCTTCTTCAACCACAATCGGACAATGATGGACGATATCATTTCGTTTGTCCCAAAGGAAATCCATCTCAGAATCCCCCAGTCCGATTTCTCCCATCTGCATCTGTTCATCTGTCTCAGGAATACGCACTAGCTGACTATCCGCAAAAGTCTCACCGAGTCCTTGTTTCTGAATTTCTCGATAAATCTGCTTGAAGGTCACACTCTCATCGGCTAGACTGAGGGCGCCTTGGCCTTGGCGACTTTCCAACAACTTTCCAAGGTATTCGAGCGTTGAGCATGTGTTTCTAGCGAATCCGTAGAGAAACACGTAGTCGTTGGTAGATAAGTAGGTGAACAGTAGTCGTTCAGAGAAACCGAGGCTCTGCGCTACCGAAAGCTCACGGAAGTAGTGCTTGAGGAATTTATCTAATTTGTATAGTATACCGAGTTGTGCCTTGACAATGTCTGAGTCGCTCGCTTTTGCAACTGACTGGAACCGCAGGCACTCTTGATAGTGCTCCCCTGCTTCCTCCTGGAACGCGCTTAATGTGG contains:
- a CDS encoding SWIM zinc finger family protein — encoded protein: MSRAEQPPGTLNALDGRLGPPPKLVFPEGWTLSGAWKRAQSAEAYLGPTEGRAHYDVLLGRENGDMGDKHRVLFAIQNGALRADCDCKAHQYRDWCAHVAVLWWRWTRGRITVRNLDTDQTHVSPPWWLAIPDEETI
- a CDS encoding erythromycin esterase family protein; translation: MTRTDAPHDLVDSLRRHCTELETTDPDADSPALRAFDDALGGVDVVGLGEATHRTREFFAFKHRFVRYLVTVHGFRTFALEASFSETVALHDYVVHGRGDLQSILEDIGFQIYETEEMVAFLEWMRSFNEDRPLSGRVAVYGFDVQSAAGAAAALRAFFRESDGERPPEGLLRTLDEVADGVFEGEAVDRDRLRAAEHAAEDVADWFEHEREGDADTALARQHLRTFRRACEFARTGEEADRAAQWGLRDRYMAETVDWIRERAPDDRVAVWAHNNHVKTGRLSGDGHPSATMGEHLSRRYGSGYYALGAQFGRGAVRAYAPTDGDGVEFDGTTLATTELAVPAPEEGSVPELFARLEAPVALLDYRSLSEDSLLRSWLAEQRRHRYVAGVVDPAEDSAICRCHAAADEFDGVFFVRSVGPSTPL
- a CDS encoding DEAD/DEAH box helicase, yielding MSEQVQRVDTLFLHETGDDYVAVARRGGERLFRARLELTERDAGPRPGKFRIKTGGGEEPRSPDQFVEIARRADRIRISQQTSRRGREELREMLDAYQLEAKAVRTCRYCAGKGRYSPITSETAIKADDEYICQDCAVRELERELAFNGNMTGAAQARLEELLFEEQDLGKITGLLGGNLDPDLTKYDEVSATTDEIDPVPVSDLDLHPDVQELLEDRFDDLLPVQSLSVENGLVEGDDQLVVSATATGKTLVGEMAGLNRLLEGKGKMLFLVPLVALANQKHEDFEDEYGHLANVTIRVGSSRIRDDGHAFDPSADIIVGTYEGIDHALRTGKDLGDIGTVVIDEVHTLKEDERGHRLDGLVSRLKYYCEERAKHSTDYGGAQWVYLSATVGNPGQLAAGLDAKLVEFEERPVPIERHVTFADGQEKPDIENKLVRREFDRESSKGYKGQTIIFTNSRRRCNEISRKLDYPSAPYHAGLDYGERKSVERKFGDQDLAAVVTTAALAAGVDFPASQVVFDTLAMGIEWLSVQEFEQMLGRAGRPDYHDRGKVYMLVEPDASYHGSMEGTEEEIAFKLLKGEMEDVVTHYDEAAAIEETLANVTVGGTAAKRLNDRMIGDVPTKHALGKLVEYEFIDGVTPTPLGRAVTTHFLEPGAAFMILDGVRKGKDPYDVVADLELRGEE
- a CDS encoding pro-sigmaK processing inhibitor BofA family protein, which encodes MVTLLEVGLLLVVLAALFGAFTVIRAVKPFIVNAVVGLLVIFLAQWLGAQVAVTPLVLLVVALGGLPGAVLVILLAWAGLAFVPAVLFL